The window TTCCTTTCTCAGGACTTTGACTGGAGCAAAGACAGTGCCCTCGTCAGGCCGGCATCTCCTCCGGTTGCTGGTGGCAGCCGGAGGGAAGCCAGGAGAATATTTGGTGGGACGGGGTCAACAGGATTCCGCCCACGCTCCGCTCTGCGCTTGTGCGCGCGGATTCCCGTGAACCTTAGCGCAAACAGTAGACGTCAGGCATGTTAGTACTGATTAGCGATCGATGGTGATGTTGCTCAAGAGTCACACTAGCTGGGGCGAGGTCCATGCTGCATCTGATGATCATCGGAATTGCCGTGCTCGGCATGATCTGGAATGTGGACCTGGGCGCCCGGCCCTATGTCGACGTGGCAATGTGGCTTCTGTTCGCCGGGCTGATGTTTCACCTGGGTGACCGGTTCAACACCTGGCTGGACCACTGGGCGGTCCGGCCCAGGTGGCGCCGGAACCGCCGCCGCGCAGCTGGACGGCCGGATCACTCCGGCGCGTCGATCCCTCTCCTGGACAAGTAGTCCCGCAAGGAGCGCAGGAAGAACACGGACTGATGTACCCGGGCACGGCCGCACGCCTCCGCCATGGCAGCGGCCACCTCGGGGGTCAGTCGGATGTGGCGGGTCCGGATCTTGCGGCCGGGGATGGTGGCAACGAAGATGATCTCCTCGTCACTATCCAGCCGCTCGACCATTGCGCTGACAGCTTCGTCGTAGATGGCCCGCAGCGGCTGGCACCGCTGCTTCGCATAGGCACGCACGACATTCATCAATTCGTCCGACAACCCCGTCACGCTGGTCTCGGTCGTCGGGTAGGCAGGTCGTGGCACCGTCGCAATTTCCATTGATTTGTTACGTCTCCGGAAAAGGAATATCACTATTTATCTGAATTCGATAGATAGCGCCGGATCTCATCGTCAGTACCGGCGGTCTCATTAATTCCCGGTTAACGTATTCACCGCCGACGCCTCGGATGCCCTGAGTGCCGACATTTACCGCGACACCGGCCGGCCCCTCGATCAATCCACCCAAGGCGCCGACGAACGACAGCGCTCCCTCGATCAGGATGCCGGTGGCGATGCCGCTCCAGGGGTAGTCGCTCTCCGCCTCGACGCCGCTGGCGCCGTCCTGGCCGAGCGCCGGCGAACATGCCATCGGCATGATTCCACCCCCCAGCAGGTCGACCCGGGTGGCACACATCTGGACCCTCAGGTCGCCTCGGCTGACGCCGGTGGCGTTCAGCTCGGTCATGACGGTGCTGCCGGCGGGGATGGCCAGGCACTCCTCGACCTGACCGTTGCCCAGGAAAATCCGTCCAAAGGCGTCCTCGATGATGATGCCGCGCACCTGGCCGGGCAACTCGGTGCGAACCGGGTTCGGGTTCTGGATCACCAACTCCTCGCCCGCCTTCAGGATGCAGCCGGTCAGTTCGGGCTGCAGGCTGTGCGGGTGATAAAGGCCCTGGCCACTGCGACCACCGCCCCGAGTGTAGAAGTCAGACTTGGCGTTGCCGCCCTCGCCACCTGTCCCGGCTGCCACAGGTGTCGCTGCGACATCTCCGCTCCCCTGGGCCATGCTGCTACCGCCCAACAGCGGGTTCATCACGGCGCCCATGTGCTTGTTGTCGAACGCCAGAACCGACACCTTGAAGTTCCTGACCGGCTGCTTGCGTGGCACTTCGCTTCTCCGCTCCTGCCGGTGTCCGGGAGGCGGCGCTTGCTCGCCTGTTTCCGGTGGCGGTGTCTCGGCAACTTGCGGCCTGGGTTCGGGCGCCCGCGCGCTGATGGCCGCCGGCTCTAGACCCTTGGGCTCCTCGCGTTCCGACTCGGTCGTGATCCCGGCCACGCCGTAGAGCATGGCGAGGACCGCAACGACGGAGGTTCCACCCAACAGCAGGGTCCGCTTGTTGAAGCGCCCGCTGTATTCGCGGACAGGCTCCTCGATGCCATCCTCTCCGGGATGACGCTCCTTGTCGTAGCTTCTCATCGTTCTCTCCGAACGGTCATGACGAGGTCACCGCGCACGAACCGGACCTCTCCGGGCAGGCCGCGGATGACGTAGTGGCGAGAGGTGGGGTCGATCCAGAATGAGGGAGCCGATCCCCTGGGCAGGAACGGGACCGGCCGGCTGGATAGCCGGGCGGGCGGCAGGATGTAGGTATTGACGCCATCGTTGTAGGCCGACCACTCGCCGGGCAGGAATTCTGCAGGGCCGTGATAGACGTACCGGGTATCCGAGACGGCGGTCGCGTCAGGCCTATGCACCGTAGCGGCTGTCACCCTCGGTTGATCGGACCCGTAGGTATGCTGGACGACCGGATGATATGCTGCGTGGCACTTGCGGGGAGCGGCGTCCTCGGCCGGCTTACAGGACGGAACTACGAGATCGTAGAGGTACACCCTGCTGCCGGTAGCGATGGACAGCGATGTCCGCTCACCCTGTTTGTAGGCCTTGACGGTGACGATCAACCGGGCGCTGGCGGACTTCCTGTTGTTGGCCCGTTCCCGTTTGGCTCGCATGGACGTACCGTCGACGCCCCCGGCGGTCACCTCAACCATGAACCACTGCGGGTTTCCCAAGATAGCCTCCGGCGTGGCCTCGCCCGGCTCCAAGTAGAAGAGGGTCACATCGCTGTCGGTTTCCCCGTCGGCAGATGGGCCGTCCATGATAACCTGCTGTCGGACACCGTTCTGGAACGGGCAGGTCATGATTGATCCCTCGAAGCTGCAGTCCAGGGCGGTGCGCCGGGACCTCTTGACCATGGCCGCAGTCTTGGCGGCTGGCGACGTGAACTTCTTTTCCGGTTTGGCGGGCCCGGTCGCCACACCACCAAAAGGCACGGGCACCTGCAGCGTGCCCGGCCCGGGAGGCTGAACCTCCTGGGCCTGGAGGTAGTCGTAAGTCAGTGACGGAGCATCACCCGATGGACCGCCTGCGCAGCCCGCCAACACCACCCCCGCAACCGACATCAGCAGAAACTTACACATTTCCAGCCGTCCTCAATCGCGATTTATGGGCTGTATTATATCCCATAAACAACCTCAGTTGAGCCTCACTCGGTGCCCAGGATTTCATAGTCGGTGATCAGGATGCCCATCGGGTTACAGTCCCGGATCTCGGCCGAGACGTTGGGGAACCGCTGCACCCGGAACTCCGCCGACTTCGGCACCACGGTCCTGCGCATGCCGTCGTCGAACGTCTCCGACCAAGCCGCGCTGATCCACATGCCCTCGGTGTTGCTGCGCTCGCCAGGGCGGCGCCCCACCCGCACATCTTTCTCCGACAGGATGCGCTTCTGGCCGCGGCGCACCATCTCGACGCCGGCAGATCGTTCGAACGACCGGTTGGCCTTGGTCGCGGCCGGGCCGGTGACGGAGCAGTACAGGGTGTCAATCATCTCCTGCACCTGGGCCGAGGAGTCGATCCGACGCAGCCTGTAGACCAGGCGCTTGACCTCGGCGCGGGCCGCTGCCTCGAACTCATCAGCCTTCAGGTCGCCGGCCCTGATCACCTTGAGGGACGTGAAGTCGCTGTCGAGCAGAGCGGCGAACACTTCCGGCGGCGCCGCCGCGATCTGTTCGCGCTTGTAGACCTGAAAGCCGTTCAGCCCCAGGCTTGCCGCCAGGGCGAGGACCAGGGCGCGCAAGGCGCCCCGCTGCTGCTGGGCGAGCCATCCCGGGCGGAACGGCTTGGTTTGCTCGACGGTCGGCTCTGGCTGGGTGCGGCGCATGCGGATCTTGTCAAACATTCTTATACTCTCCTGGATTGGCCGGCTGCGGCCTTGGCGACGCGGGACCAGTACTGGCTCTGAGCTGCGGCCGATGCCGTCGTCCTGGCGCCGCTGGCCACCCGTTGGGCGCCCTGGCCGATGCCGCGCCAGGTGCTCGTCATGTGCGTGACCTCGCGCTGCGCCAGGGAGCGCCCGCGCTCGACCATCGCCCCGGTGCCAGTGACGGACCTTGCGACGTTGCCGATGCCCCGGGTGATGGCCTGGGATGACAGCTGCGGCACGGCACTGATGATGCCGGCGGAAAGCGTTCGGGACTGCCAGGCCAGCCACGCGATGAACACGGCGAGCAGCACCGCCGGGATGATGTCGTCGAAGACCGGCGTTGGCGGCAGGTCCATCAGCTCGAATGCCCGCGAACCGATGCCGGCGACCATGGCGATGATGACCAGCTTGACCAGGTTGTTCAGCCAACCCTGGATCGCGCCCTCGGCCATGTTCTTCGTGAACGGCGTCACGGCCATCGGCGTGAACAGCAGCATGAACAGGCCGTTGGTCTTATAGCCGATCGCCGTGGTCGCCATCTCGAACACCAGGAAGGCGAATGCCACGTAGATGAACAACGCCGCCAATTCCAGCATAAGCCTGTCGTCCAGGGTTTTGCCGCATTCGATCCACCCGGAGCACAGGGCCTGCTTCGTGGCCAGGATCTTGTCGGCCTGACCATCGCCGATGCCCCAGAGGGCGGATGGTGTGAACAGGTCCGCGGTCGCGCCATCGGCACCGACGATCCCGCCACCGAGTGCCAGCGCGAAGTTGCCGGCAGCGTCGACGATTTCCTTGGCCGACCAGGCGATGGCCAGGAACAGCCAGAAGATCACGAACATCCCGATCAGGTCGCCGATGATGTTGTCCATGGCACCGGCCAGCCAGGCGAAGGCCAGCCGGGTGACGGCCCATCCGAACGCCAGGGCGAAGGTCGCCAGCACCACCGGCATGATCAGCTCGAAGCCGGCGTCCAGGATGCCTAGGACCATGAAGAAAACTTCATCGACGACGCTCATGGCGGATGCTTCTGGGTCAGGGTTTTCGGGTCCACCTTGCGCTGGCCGCATTCGGGACAGTCGCCGAGGCCGCGGTACAGCCGATCGATCTTCTCCTGCGCCTGCTGTTCCTGGCGCCTGATTTCTTCCTGCATGATCCGTAGCTCCTCGGCCGCAGGGTCGGGGTGCGGGGCGGGGCACAGCACGGTCAGGCCGATGCCGAGCAGGATTGCGCAGATGTCCATGTCGTCACCTCACTGGAAAAGAGCGCGACCGGTAGGAGTGCGGGGCTCAAGGGATCCCGGCCCATAGAGGCGCCGGACCTTCTGGTCCGCGATGATCTCCTGGACGCGCTGCTCCTCGGTCGTCCGGAGCATCGCCGTCGCCATCGCCGCATCACCGGCCTGCCTGGCGGCATCAACAGCGATCTGGGTGCGCAGCATCTGGGTCTGCG is drawn from Skermanella sp. TT6 and contains these coding sequences:
- a CDS encoding TrbG/VirB9 family P-type conjugative transfer protein; the protein is MCKFLLMSVAGVVLAGCAGGPSGDAPSLTYDYLQAQEVQPPGPGTLQVPVPFGGVATGPAKPEKKFTSPAAKTAAMVKRSRRTALDCSFEGSIMTCPFQNGVRQQVIMDGPSADGETDSDVTLFYLEPGEATPEAILGNPQWFMVEVTAGGVDGTSMRAKRERANNRKSASARLIVTVKAYKQGERTSLSIATGSRVYLYDLVVPSCKPAEDAAPRKCHAAYHPVVQHTYGSDQPRVTAATVHRPDATAVSDTRYVYHGPAEFLPGEWSAYNDGVNTYILPPARLSSRPVPFLPRGSAPSFWIDPTSRHYVIRGLPGEVRFVRGDLVMTVRRER
- a CDS encoding TrbI/VirB10 family protein; the protein is MRSYDKERHPGEDGIEEPVREYSGRFNKRTLLLGGTSVVAVLAMLYGVAGITTESEREEPKGLEPAAISARAPEPRPQVAETPPPETGEQAPPPGHRQERRSEVPRKQPVRNFKVSVLAFDNKHMGAVMNPLLGGSSMAQGSGDVAATPVAAGTGGEGGNAKSDFYTRGGGRSGQGLYHPHSLQPELTGCILKAGEELVIQNPNPVRTELPGQVRGIIIEDAFGRIFLGNGQVEECLAIPAGSTVMTELNATGVSRGDLRVQMCATRVDLLGGGIMPMACSPALGQDGASGVEAESDYPWSGIATGILIEGALSFVGALGGLIEGPAGVAVNVGTQGIRGVGGEYVNRELMRPPVLTMRSGAIYRIQINSDIPFPET
- a CDS encoding type IV secretion system protein, with the translated sequence MSVVDEVFFMVLGILDAGFELIMPVVLATFALAFGWAVTRLAFAWLAGAMDNIIGDLIGMFVIFWLFLAIAWSAKEIVDAAGNFALALGGGIVGADGATADLFTPSALWGIGDGQADKILATKQALCSGWIECGKTLDDRLMLELAALFIYVAFAFLVFEMATTAIGYKTNGLFMLLFTPMAVTPFTKNMAEGAIQGWLNNLVKLVIIAMVAGIGSRAFELMDLPPTPVFDDIIPAVLLAVFIAWLAWQSRTLSAGIISAVPQLSSQAITRGIGNVARSVTGTGAMVERGRSLAQREVTHMTSTWRGIGQGAQRVASGARTTASAAAQSQYWSRVAKAAAGQSRRV